The following are from one region of the Knoellia sp. p5-6-4 genome:
- a CDS encoding LacI family DNA-binding transcriptional regulator: MAATRQARATLREVADRAGVSTSTASLVFSGKGPVADETAARVRRAATDLGYTGPNPLASSLRHGRAGVVGVIVEGRLLHAFRDPFAVSVLDGLAQQLDAIPAGMLLIAQSQDDPGRIVPQLAGYALDAVVFSLCGPMHNPVVDHLAARGIPMVGNGSPDDPRVAQIRLDERGASASAARHLHDLGHRRVGHVAMQLRADSATAPFVSSDLASAEYADARDRALGFLDVFGDGAPMVETAIPDVDEGRRAGRLLLDVPQEQRPTAVVAQSDLLALGAIRAAQDLGLRVPEDVSVTGFDGIDLPWYAGTLTTVLQHGEEKGQQLGAMVQALLTGDTVADLVMPTELRVGTTTAPPAPTPGATA, from the coding sequence ATGGCCGCCACCCGTCAAGCCCGCGCCACCCTGCGCGAGGTCGCCGACCGGGCCGGCGTCTCCACCTCCACGGCCTCGCTCGTGTTCAGCGGCAAGGGCCCGGTGGCGGACGAGACCGCCGCACGGGTGCGCAGGGCCGCGACGGACCTCGGGTACACCGGGCCCAACCCGCTGGCCTCCTCGCTGCGCCACGGCCGGGCCGGCGTGGTCGGCGTCATCGTCGAGGGACGCCTGCTGCACGCCTTCCGCGATCCGTTCGCCGTCAGCGTGCTCGACGGCCTCGCCCAGCAGCTCGACGCCATCCCCGCCGGGATGCTGCTCATCGCCCAGTCCCAGGACGACCCCGGGCGCATCGTCCCCCAGCTCGCCGGCTACGCCCTCGACGCGGTCGTGTTCTCGCTGTGCGGGCCCATGCACAACCCTGTGGTCGACCACCTCGCGGCGCGCGGCATCCCGATGGTCGGCAACGGCTCACCGGACGACCCGCGCGTGGCCCAGATCCGGCTCGACGAGCGCGGCGCGAGCGCCTCTGCCGCGCGCCACCTGCACGACCTCGGCCACCGCCGGGTCGGCCACGTCGCCATGCAGCTTCGAGCCGACAGCGCCACCGCGCCCTTCGTCTCGTCCGACCTCGCCTCGGCGGAGTACGCCGACGCCCGCGACCGCGCGCTCGGTTTCCTCGACGTCTTCGGCGACGGGGCGCCCATGGTCGAGACCGCGATCCCCGACGTCGACGAGGGCCGCCGCGCCGGCCGGCTGCTGCTCGACGTGCCACAGGAGCAGCGCCCCACCGCCGTCGTCGCACAGTCGGACCTGCTGGCGCTCGGCGCCATCCGGGCCGCCCAGGACCTCGGGCTCCGCGTGCCCGAGGACGTCAGCGTCACGGGCTTCGACGGCATCGACCTGCCCTGGTACGCCGGCACGCTGACGACGGTGCTGCAGCACGGCGAGGAGAAGGGCCAGCAGCTCGGCGCCATGGTCCAGGCACTGCTGACCGGGGACACCGTGGCCGACCTCGTCATGCCCACCGAGCTCCGGGTGGGCACCACGACGGCTCCCCCGGCGCCGACCCCCGGCGCCACCGCCTGA
- the tig gene encoding trigger factor translates to MKSAVETLNPTRVKLTVEVPFEELKPSLDAAYKTIGSQIQVPGFRKGKVPARIIDQRVGRGAVLQEAVNEALPQFYGQAVEENSVRPIGQPEVDVTEVPAEDGQELKFTVEVDVRPEITLPDYASMKHEVDKVEVADEDIEERLTSLRERFGTLKGVDRAVETGDFVSIDLDAKIGDEEIDAVTGISYEVGSGNMLDGMDEALVGMSAGETKSFSAPLAGGDREGEDADVTVTVQSVKVRELPELDDDFAQLASEFDTLDELKADVIKQAERAKKFEQGVQARDKVLEHLLETVEIPVPDSIVEAEVRAHLENEDRLEDDEHRAEVEENTRKALKTQFLLDAIAEAEEVSVEQPELIEYLVMSAQQYGMDPNQFAQAIDQQGQVPAMVAEVARRKALAAVLEKVTIVDSDGNTVDLNELNERPGLEHVAEDLAEPAEGEQPEGADEASEGAADKA, encoded by the coding sequence GTGAAGAGTGCCGTCGAGACCCTCAACCCGACCCGGGTCAAGCTGACCGTGGAGGTCCCGTTCGAGGAGCTCAAGCCGAGCCTCGACGCGGCGTACAAGACCATCGGCTCCCAGATCCAGGTCCCCGGCTTCCGCAAGGGCAAGGTCCCCGCCCGCATCATCGACCAGCGCGTCGGCCGCGGCGCCGTGCTGCAGGAGGCCGTCAACGAGGCGCTTCCGCAGTTCTACGGCCAGGCCGTCGAGGAGAACAGCGTGCGGCCGATCGGGCAGCCCGAGGTCGACGTCACCGAGGTGCCGGCCGAGGACGGCCAGGAGCTGAAGTTCACCGTCGAGGTGGACGTCCGCCCCGAGATCACCCTGCCCGACTACGCGAGCATGAAGCACGAGGTCGACAAGGTCGAGGTCGCCGACGAGGACATCGAGGAGCGCCTCACGTCGCTGCGTGAGCGCTTCGGCACCCTCAAGGGTGTCGACCGCGCCGTCGAGACCGGCGACTTCGTCTCCATCGACCTCGACGCCAAGATCGGCGACGAGGAGATCGACGCCGTCACCGGCATCTCCTACGAGGTCGGCTCCGGCAACATGCTCGACGGCATGGACGAGGCCCTCGTCGGCATGTCCGCCGGCGAGACCAAGTCCTTCAGCGCCCCGCTCGCCGGCGGCGACCGCGAGGGCGAGGACGCCGACGTCACCGTGACCGTGCAGTCGGTCAAGGTCCGCGAGCTGCCCGAGCTCGACGACGACTTCGCGCAGCTGGCCTCGGAGTTCGACACCCTCGACGAGCTCAAGGCCGACGTCATCAAGCAGGCCGAGCGTGCGAAGAAGTTCGAGCAGGGCGTCCAGGCCCGCGACAAGGTGCTCGAGCACCTCCTCGAGACCGTCGAGATCCCCGTGCCCGACTCCATCGTCGAGGCCGAGGTGCGCGCCCACCTCGAGAACGAGGACCGCCTCGAGGACGACGAGCACCGCGCTGAGGTCGAGGAGAACACCCGCAAGGCCCTCAAGACCCAGTTCCTGCTCGACGCCATCGCCGAGGCCGAGGAGGTCTCCGTCGAGCAGCCCGAGCTCATCGAGTACCTCGTGATGTCGGCGCAGCAGTACGGCATGGACCCGAACCAGTTCGCCCAGGCGATCGACCAGCAGGGCCAGGTGCCCGCGATGGTCGCCGAGGTGGCCCGTCGCAAGGCCCTTGCCGCGGTCCTGGAGAAGGTCACGATCGTCGACAGCGACGGCAACACCGTCGACCTGAACGAGCTCAACGAGCGTCCGGGCCTCGAGCACGTGGCCGAGGACCTCGCCGAGCCGGCCGAGGGCGAGCAGCCCGAGGGTGCCGACGAGGCCTCCGAGGGTGCGGCCGACAAGGCCTGA
- a CDS encoding NAD(P)/FAD-dependent oxidoreductase: MADNTVHHTWDVIVIGAGPVGENAADRVRKAGLTVAIVEKHLVGGECSFYACSPSKALLRPVLVTQASQRVQGSKGAEVDREGVLDRRDTWIDGLSDRGAVGWLEKVGVDLVRGSGRLVGERRVEVDGRVHEARHAVIVATGTAPLVPDLPGLRDANPWTNREATTSRRVPERLVVLGGGPVACELAVVYAALGSAVTIVEQQDRLLGRMEPFASEAVSQGLRDRGVDVRTGTAASKVSRLGPTGEVTVELQQGGSLSADEVLVAVGRVPNTGDLGLDTVGALTDDQGHLRVNARMEVEGVAGPRPWLYAVGDVNGIALLTHMGKYQGRACGDLVAARATARPVDEASMTPWAEDLGTVQVVWTDPEVAASGLTEQQARERGLRVRVVDVPMDQAAGSGLQAEGYQGQARMVVDEDASTIVGVTLVGQDVAELIHPATIAIVGRVPLTTLWHAVPAFPSMSEIWLRLLEKYGI; the protein is encoded by the coding sequence ATGGCTGACAACACGGTCCACCACACCTGGGACGTCATCGTCATCGGCGCCGGACCCGTCGGAGAGAACGCGGCCGACCGGGTCCGCAAGGCAGGGCTGACGGTCGCCATCGTCGAGAAGCACCTCGTCGGCGGCGAGTGCAGCTTCTACGCCTGCTCCCCCAGCAAGGCGCTGCTGCGGCCGGTGCTGGTGACGCAGGCCTCCCAGCGCGTGCAGGGCTCGAAGGGCGCCGAGGTCGACCGCGAGGGGGTGCTCGACCGCCGCGACACCTGGATCGACGGCCTGAGTGACCGGGGTGCCGTGGGCTGGCTGGAGAAGGTGGGCGTCGACCTGGTGCGCGGCTCGGGACGCCTGGTGGGTGAGCGTCGCGTGGAGGTCGACGGCCGGGTCCACGAGGCGCGGCACGCCGTCATCGTCGCCACCGGCACCGCACCGCTGGTGCCCGACCTCCCCGGCCTGCGCGACGCGAACCCCTGGACGAACCGGGAGGCCACCACCTCCCGTCGCGTCCCCGAGCGCCTGGTGGTGCTCGGCGGCGGCCCGGTGGCGTGCGAGCTCGCGGTGGTCTACGCCGCCCTCGGGTCGGCGGTCACGATCGTCGAGCAGCAGGACCGCCTGCTCGGCCGCATGGAGCCGTTCGCGTCCGAGGCCGTGTCCCAGGGCCTTCGCGACCGTGGGGTCGACGTGCGCACGGGCACGGCCGCGAGCAAGGTCTCGCGCCTCGGGCCCACCGGCGAGGTCACGGTCGAGCTCCAGCAGGGCGGCAGCCTCTCGGCCGACGAGGTCCTCGTGGCGGTCGGGCGCGTGCCCAACACCGGCGACCTCGGGCTCGACACCGTCGGTGCGCTCACCGACGACCAGGGCCACCTGCGGGTCAACGCGCGCATGGAGGTCGAGGGCGTCGCCGGCCCACGGCCGTGGCTGTATGCCGTGGGCGACGTCAACGGGATCGCCCTCCTGACCCACATGGGCAAGTACCAGGGACGCGCCTGCGGAGACCTCGTCGCGGCGCGCGCGACGGCCCGGCCCGTGGACGAGGCGTCGATGACCCCCTGGGCCGAGGACCTCGGGACCGTGCAGGTCGTCTGGACCGACCCGGAGGTGGCCGCCAGCGGCCTGACCGAGCAACAGGCCCGCGAGCGCGGCCTCCGGGTGCGGGTCGTCGACGTCCCGATGGACCAGGCCGCCGGCTCAGGGCTGCAGGCCGAGGGCTACCAGGGGCAGGCGCGCATGGTGGTCGACGAGGACGCCAGCACCATCGTCGGCGTGACGCTGGTCGGACAGGACGTCGCCGAGCTCATCCACCCGGCCACCATCGCCATCGTGGGCAGGGTGCCGCTGACGACGCTGTGGCACGCCGTGCCGGCCTTCCCGTCGATGAGCGAGATCTGGCTGCGCCTGCTCGAGAAGTACGGGATCTGA
- a CDS encoding zinc metalloprotease produces MRRTSSLRLAIVGAAAAAVLATGAASGAVSAAPTGAASAGAAACEPGSTLSTAARVADGATAQEPKLYPDNEANAYGVLPDSAYLGDGNVEVETVFHSISDHPLTAAEKQRMTTMINDQMDVLNAAFSGQTAPAAADTPFRFSLAKINWVVDPSWYTVVPGKNERDMKAALHEGDSRTLNVYSADIGGGLLGWAYFPKGYNNGRDYIDGVVLLDESMPGGTAGKYALGDTLTHEVGHWLMLEHTFAHGCSASGDYVADTPKEAQPQFNCPVGADTCAAPGNDPIHNFMDYTQDSCMDMFTRGQAERMSDAWVAFRASGAGSKG; encoded by the coding sequence ATGCGAAGAACCTCTTCCCTGCGCCTGGCCATCGTGGGGGCCGCTGCAGCGGCCGTCCTGGCCACCGGCGCCGCTTCCGGCGCGGTGAGCGCCGCCCCGACCGGCGCAGCCTCTGCGGGCGCAGCAGCCTGCGAACCCGGCAGCACGCTGAGCACTGCTGCCCGCGTCGCCGACGGCGCCACCGCGCAGGAGCCGAAGCTCTACCCGGACAACGAGGCCAATGCCTACGGGGTCCTGCCCGACTCGGCCTACCTCGGCGACGGGAACGTCGAGGTCGAGACGGTCTTCCACTCCATCTCGGACCACCCCCTGACCGCGGCCGAGAAGCAGCGGATGACGACCATGATCAACGACCAGATGGACGTCCTCAACGCCGCGTTCTCTGGTCAGACCGCACCGGCCGCCGCGGACACCCCGTTCAGGTTCTCGCTGGCCAAGATCAACTGGGTCGTGGACCCCAGCTGGTACACCGTGGTGCCCGGCAAGAACGAGCGTGACATGAAGGCGGCCCTCCACGAAGGCGACTCCCGAACGCTCAACGTCTACTCCGCCGACATCGGCGGCGGGCTGCTCGGCTGGGCCTACTTCCCCAAGGGCTACAACAACGGCCGCGACTACATCGACGGCGTGGTGCTGCTCGACGAGTCGATGCCCGGTGGCACGGCGGGCAAGTACGCCCTCGGCGACACCCTGACGCACGAGGTCGGCCACTGGCTGATGCTGGAGCACACCTTCGCCCACGGCTGCTCGGCCTCGGGCGACTACGTCGCCGACACCCCGAAGGAGGCCCAGCCGCAGTTCAACTGCCCGGTGGGAGCCGACACCTGCGCCGCGCCGGGCAACGACCCGATCCACAACTTCATGGACTACACGCAGGACTCGTGCATGGACATGTTCACGCGCGGCCAGGCCGAGCGGATGAGCGACGCGTGGGTGGCGTTCCGCGCCAGTGGGGCCGGAAGCAAGGGCTGA